The following proteins are co-located in the Nonlabens ponticola genome:
- a CDS encoding multidrug effflux MFS transporter, with amino-acid sequence MQKIKVEKEVSKGRKNVIILLLGTLIAIGPFSIDTYLPAFKQIASDFKVDTSAIGITLTTYFIGIGLGQLAYGPLMDRYGRRRPLIAGLTLYIVTSVLCGLAWDLNSLAFFRFFMALGGCAGMVASKAVVRDYFDKDKVADVLSTLMLIMGVAPIIAPTVGSWLINSFHWEVVFYSLAAFATIMLVSVFYILPESAQPDPDTSLKPTKVFKEYASIYRNKDFFLFSTARGFAIGALLAYVASAPFIFIEFYGMEEDMFGYIFGGNAAGLILGSQINRLFLRRYTTFQITYAIGALMAILTTGILGYSIFFEAHFWVVYPGLFIMLFFIGFQNPNVTALSLQPFNLQAGSASALVGSVSMIFGSAASWLMAELLVDDLIPLLATVAVCAVCGFAAILVYRMRYAQGYAFAKAYSRHPYQVKHREVSKQ; translated from the coding sequence CCAGCTTTCAAGCAAATAGCAAGTGATTTTAAGGTTGACACCAGCGCGATAGGGATAACACTAACAACCTATTTTATCGGTATTGGTTTAGGGCAGCTCGCCTATGGGCCGCTCATGGATAGATACGGTAGGCGCAGACCATTGATCGCTGGACTTACACTCTATATCGTTACCAGTGTTCTTTGCGGATTGGCCTGGGATTTGAATTCGCTCGCCTTTTTCAGATTTTTCATGGCTTTAGGCGGTTGTGCGGGAATGGTAGCCAGTAAGGCTGTTGTAAGAGACTATTTTGATAAAGATAAAGTCGCAGATGTGTTGAGCACATTAATGCTAATCATGGGTGTAGCACCGATTATTGCTCCTACCGTTGGTAGTTGGTTGATCAATTCATTTCACTGGGAAGTTGTGTTTTATTCGCTGGCGGCGTTTGCCACGATTATGTTAGTAAGTGTATTTTACATTTTACCCGAAAGCGCACAACCTGATCCCGATACTAGTTTGAAACCCACCAAAGTATTTAAAGAATATGCCAGTATTTATAGGAATAAGGACTTCTTTTTGTTCTCGACTGCTAGAGGTTTTGCTATAGGAGCGTTGCTTGCATATGTTGCTAGTGCTCCTTTCATTTTCATAGAATTTTATGGAATGGAAGAAGATATGTTTGGTTACATATTTGGCGGTAATGCGGCAGGTCTCATATTAGGCAGTCAGATCAATCGACTGTTCCTGCGCAGGTACACTACTTTTCAGATCACATATGCCATTGGCGCTTTGATGGCTATTTTGACCACAGGAATCCTCGGTTACTCTATATTCTTCGAGGCTCATTTTTGGGTCGTGTATCCAGGATTGTTTATCATGTTGTTCTTTATTGGTTTTCAAAATCCAAATGTGACGGCGCTTAGTCTGCAGCCATTTAATCTGCAAGCTGGTAGTGCAAGTGCACTTGTTGGTTCTGTGAGCATGATATTTGGCTCGGCTGCAAGTTGGCTCATGGCAGAATTGCTTGTAGATGATTTGATACCTTTATTAGCGACGGTGGCAGTGTGTGCGGTTTGCGGATTTGCGGCAATATTGGTTTATAGAATGAGGTATGCTCAGGGTTACGCTTTCGCGAAAGCTTACTCACGACATCCTTATCAGGTAAAGCACAGAGAAGTTTCCAAGCAATAG